The following proteins are encoded in a genomic region of Streptococcus sp. 29892:
- a CDS encoding CTP synthase — MTKYIFVTGGVVSSIGKGIVAASLGRLLKNRGLKVTIQKFDPYINIDPGTMSPYQHGEVFVTDDGAETDLDLGHYERFIDINLNKYSNVTTGKIYSEVLRKERKGEYLGATVQVIPHITDALKDKIKRAARTTDADVIITEVGGTVGDIESLPFLEALRQMKADVGSDNVMYIHTTLLPYLKAAGEMKTKPTQHSVKELRGLGIQPNMLVIRTEQPAGQGIKNKLAQFCDVAPEAVIESLDVEHLYQIPLNMQAQNMDQIVCDHLKLDVPPADMTDWSAMVDKVLNLKKTVKIALVGKYVELQDAYISVVEALKHSGYANDAAIELDWVNANDLTAENVADRLGQAQGIIVPGGFGQRGTEGKIQAIRYARENDVPMLGVCLGMQLTCVEFARHVLGLEGANSFELDPETKYPIIDIMRDQIGVEDLGGTLRLGLYPSKLKRGSKAAAAYDNQEVVQRRHRHRYEFNNDFRQQFEAAGFVFSGVSPDNRLVEIVEIPENKFFVACQYHPELQSRPNRPEGLYTAFVTAAVENEK, encoded by the coding sequence ATGACAAAATATATTTTTGTAACAGGTGGCGTTGTGTCATCGATTGGTAAGGGGATTGTGGCAGCGAGTTTGGGCCGCCTCTTAAAGAATAGAGGATTGAAAGTTACTATCCAAAAATTTGATCCCTACATCAACATTGACCCAGGAACCATGAGTCCTTATCAACATGGGGAAGTATTTGTGACAGATGATGGTGCAGAAACAGACTTGGACCTTGGTCACTATGAGCGTTTCATCGACATCAACCTCAACAAATATTCCAACGTCACAACTGGTAAAATTTACAGCGAAGTCCTTCGCAAAGAACGTAAGGGAGAGTACCTAGGAGCAACGGTTCAGGTGATTCCACATATTACGGATGCGCTAAAGGATAAAATCAAGCGAGCAGCTCGTACGACAGATGCGGATGTCATTATTACAGAAGTAGGTGGTACGGTTGGTGATATTGAAAGCCTGCCCTTCCTTGAAGCCCTACGTCAGATGAAAGCGGATGTCGGCTCAGATAATGTCATGTACATCCACACCACCCTCTTGCCTTATCTCAAGGCGGCAGGAGAAATGAAGACCAAGCCGACTCAGCATTCGGTCAAAGAACTGCGTGGACTTGGTATTCAACCAAATATGTTGGTGATTCGGACAGAACAGCCAGCAGGTCAAGGCATTAAAAACAAACTAGCCCAGTTCTGTGATGTGGCACCAGAAGCGGTCATTGAATCATTGGACGTTGAACACCTTTACCAAATCCCTCTCAATATGCAGGCACAAAATATGGACCAGATTGTCTGTGACCATTTGAAATTAGATGTGCCACCAGCAGATATGACAGACTGGTCTGCCATGGTTGACAAGGTTCTCAACCTCAAGAAAACAGTTAAGATTGCCCTTGTTGGTAAATATGTCGAGCTCCAAGATGCCTACATTTCAGTTGTAGAAGCCTTGAAACACTCTGGCTATGCCAACGATGCTGCTATTGAGTTGGATTGGGTCAATGCCAATGACCTGACAGCAGAAAATGTCGCTGACCGACTTGGACAAGCCCAAGGAATCATCGTACCAGGCGGCTTTGGTCAGCGTGGTACAGAAGGAAAAATCCAAGCCATTCGCTATGCGCGTGAAAATGACGTGCCAATGCTAGGGGTCTGCTTGGGCATGCAGTTGACCTGTGTGGAATTTGCCCGCCACGTCCTTGGCCTAGAAGGTGCCAATAGTTTTGAGCTGGATCCTGAAACCAAGTATCCGATTATCGATATCATGCGTGATCAAATTGGCGTGGAAGACTTGGGGGGAACGCTCCGTCTGGGGCTGTATCCAAGCAAACTCAAACGTGGCTCCAAGGCTGCTGCAGCCTATGACAATCAAGAAGTTGTCCAACGTCGCCACCGCCACCGTTACGAGTTTAACAATGACTTCCGTCAACAATTTGAAGCAGCTGGCTTTGTTTTCTCAGGTGTATCACCAGACAACCGCTTGGTTGAGATTGTCGAAATCCCTGAGAATAAGTTCTTTGTGGCCTGTCAGTATCATCCAGAACTCCAATCTCGACCAAACCGCCCAGAAGGGCTTTACACCGCCTTTGTCACAGCAGCGGTTGAGAATGAAAAATAA
- a CDS encoding class II fructose-bisphosphate aldolase, translating into MPLVSAEKFVQAARDNGYAVGGFNTNNLEWTQAILRAAEAKQAPVLIQTSMGAAKYMGGYKVARNLIANLIESMNITVPVAIHLDHGHYEDALECIEVGYTSIMFDGSHLPVEENLAKAKEVVELAHAKGISVEAEVGTIGGEEDGIVGTGELAPIEDAVAMVATGIDFLAAGIGNIHGPYPANWEGLDLDHLRKLTEAVPGFPIVLHGGSGIPDEQIQEAIKLGVAKVNVNTECQIAFANATRKFAAAYEANEAEYDKKKLFDPRKFLADGVKAIQASVEERIDVFGSANKA; encoded by the coding sequence ATGCCATTAGTTTCAGCAGAAAAATTTGTCCAAGCAGCGCGTGACAACGGTTATGCAGTTGGTGGATTTAACACAAACAACCTTGAGTGGACTCAAGCTATCTTGCGTGCAGCAGAAGCAAAACAAGCTCCAGTTCTTATCCAAACTTCTATGGGTGCAGCTAAGTACATGGGTGGTTACAAAGTAGCTCGTAACTTGATCGCTAACTTGATCGAGTCAATGAACATCACAGTTCCAGTTGCTATTCACCTTGACCATGGTCACTACGAAGATGCACTTGAGTGTATCGAAGTTGGTTACACTTCTATCATGTTTGACGGTTCACACCTTCCAGTGGAAGAAAACCTTGCAAAAGCTAAAGAAGTTGTAGAATTGGCTCACGCTAAAGGTATCTCAGTTGAGGCTGAAGTTGGTACTATCGGTGGTGAAGAAGACGGTATCGTTGGTACTGGCGAATTGGCTCCAATCGAAGATGCAGTAGCAATGGTTGCAACTGGTATTGACTTCTTGGCAGCTGGTATTGGTAACATCCACGGTCCATACCCAGCAAACTGGGAAGGTCTTGATCTTGACCACTTGCGTAAATTGACTGAAGCTGTACCAGGTTTCCCAATCGTATTGCACGGTGGTTCTGGTATTCCAGATGAGCAAATCCAAGAAGCAATCAAATTGGGTGTTGCTAAAGTCAACGTTAACACTGAGTGCCAAATCGCATTTGCAAACGCAACTCGTAAATTTGCAGCAGCTTATGAAGCAAATGAAGCAGAATACGACAAGAAAAAACTCTTTGACCCACGTAAATTCTTGGCTGACGGCGTAAAAGCTATCCAAGCATCTGTTGAAGAGCGTATCGACGTATTTGGTTCAGCGAATAAAGCTTAA
- a CDS encoding pneumococcal-type histidine triad protein, with translation MKKKALVGSVATLVLGMSLCSYQLGRYQATEEQKNRVSYIEDSHKEQSLVAEQLTPEQVSAKENIDAEQIVVKITDQGYVTSHGDHFHYYNGKVPFDAIFSEELVMKDPNYVLQDTHIINEVQDGYVIKVDGKYYLYLKDAKQQKNVRSKEEVERQKGITSADSKRQATGSSHSDGPYKTDDGYVFNPTDVIEDTGDGFIVPHGDHFHFIPKKDLSATELKAAQDYWNKKSGNSQSTTGNHYGNHTQKVRQETPVSVQGQDLASLLAQLDATPLSQRHVEADGLVFDPRTITKKTAAGVIVPHGDHHHFIPYSQMSALEEKISRMIGVGGGVVSAPRQNVQVGGVTNSTHSMILIDSVEPIQSSHSTDIPIAGQGKDRVISYMGRPIAVYGKGLDGKAYFTSDGYIFSKDSITSVDEHSLIASHGDHFHYVDLGELEDFEIKQVEEWVKEQSGKSIVAKDHGQVGKNERNDKVVQQPAILLAQNQDLASLLAQLDTTPLSQRHVEADGLVFDPRTISKKTATGVIVPHGDHFHFIPYSQMSALEEKIARMIGTSGASIGQANGGSRHQATSHQVHSNPTPSPTLPPSPTKPIGTAKQPTRMWQGRPITVYGKGLDGKAYFTSDGYQFSKASITSVDEHGLIASHGDHFHYVGFGELEAFELKEVAAWLAEKSQANAGSHSTAAPSKPVIPPATEGQESSENRPEFDSQAVLRKASHQGQVGYWMEVDGKAYFYARQELDLMKISFAELRLMEKDPSYLFDVSPAKEGDLTPAPLVPIHKLPMRGGNATYDTGEVFVIPHIDHIHVLPYTWLNKEQIATIKYLMRHPEVRPAAWTSSGHSHDEAADQLAPILNATAPDKRAGLKNWQIVHTAEEVGAARAQGRFATADGYIFAAEDVLDPRSFVFRDAFSLPRADDDSLRSVKKSELSSQELAAVQALLDKRDRDELAKRVTPQEQRKGLKNWQIVHSYEEIEAVKAAGKFTTKDGYIFDPQDVVDPKTKVSQTAFRIPRPDGSGFYRVEKAALHPQTELAPAEALLAATQPAPAQPAKPTESTTQPSTSSIIATPAQRFTPEETREKSGTPTSNQAQESKSESTPSSTSPSDAEPVAKPASEEAASEPAVADEPVPVLTDVAGSKPEKALDSVSETDAAESKPEKALDSVSE, from the coding sequence ATGAAGAAGAAAGCTCTTGTTGGTTCGGTAGCGACCCTTGTTTTGGGGATGAGTTTGTGTAGCTACCAGTTGGGTCGTTATCAGGCGACAGAAGAACAAAAAAATCGAGTGTCCTATATTGAAGATAGTCACAAGGAACAGTCATTAGTTGCGGAGCAATTAACTCCGGAACAGGTTTCGGCAAAGGAAAATATTGATGCTGAGCAGATTGTTGTCAAAATCACAGACCAAGGCTATGTGACCTCTCACGGAGATCATTTCCATTATTACAATGGCAAGGTGCCTTTCGATGCCATCTTTAGTGAAGAATTGGTCATGAAGGATCCGAATTATGTCCTTCAAGATACTCACATTATCAATGAGGTTCAAGATGGCTATGTTATCAAGGTAGATGGGAAATATTACCTTTACTTGAAAGATGCCAAACAGCAGAAAAATGTTCGGAGCAAGGAGGAAGTGGAGCGACAGAAAGGGATTACATCGGCTGATAGCAAGCGGCAGGCGACGGGTTCTAGTCATTCAGACGGTCCTTACAAGACTGACGATGGTTATGTCTTTAATCCGACAGATGTCATCGAAGATACGGGGGATGGCTTTATTGTTCCTCATGGGGACCATTTCCATTTCATCCCGAAAAAAGATCTTTCAGCAACAGAGTTAAAAGCTGCTCAGGATTACTGGAATAAAAAGTCTGGGAACAGTCAGTCAACCACTGGAAATCATTATGGAAATCACACCCAGAAAGTTCGGCAGGAAACTCCAGTTTCAGTACAAGGTCAAGATTTGGCTAGCTTGTTGGCTCAACTGGATGCGACCCCCTTGTCTCAACGCCATGTTGAGGCGGATGGCTTGGTCTTTGATCCAAGAACCATTACTAAGAAAACGGCGGCAGGTGTGATTGTTCCTCATGGAGACCACCATCATTTTATCCCTTATAGCCAGATGTCAGCCTTGGAAGAAAAAATTTCCAGAATGATTGGTGTTGGTGGAGGAGTTGTTTCAGCTCCGAGACAAAATGTGCAGGTAGGAGGTGTAACCAATTCTACTCATTCCATGATTTTGATAGATTCTGTAGAACCGATTCAATCAAGTCATTCCACTGATATACCAATAGCCGGTCAGGGTAAGGATAGAGTCATTTCTTATATGGGACGTCCGATTGCTGTCTATGGTAAAGGATTGGATGGCAAGGCATATTTTACCAGTGATGGGTATATCTTTAGTAAGGATTCGATTACATCAGTGGATGAACACAGTTTAATTGCTAGTCACGGAGACCATTTCCACTATGTCGATTTAGGCGAATTGGAAGATTTTGAAATTAAACAAGTAGAAGAATGGGTTAAGGAGCAATCGGGAAAATCGATTGTGGCTAAGGACCATGGCCAAGTTGGAAAAAATGAAAGAAATGATAAGGTCGTTCAGCAACCGGCTATTCTATTAGCTCAGAATCAAGATTTAGCTAGTTTGTTGGCTCAACTGGATACAACACCTTTATCTCAACGCCATGTTGAAGCTGATGGTTTGGTCTTTGATCCAAGAACTATCAGTAAAAAAACAGCCACCGGTGTAATCGTGCCCCATGGAGATCATTTCCACTTTATTCCTTACAGTCAGATGTCTGCCTTGGAAGAAAAGATTGCCCGAATGATTGGCACAAGTGGTGCAAGCATCGGCCAGGCAAATGGTGGTAGCAGACACCAAGCTACTAGTCATCAGGTTCACTCTAATCCAACACCAAGTCCAACCTTGCCACCAAGTCCAACCAAGCCGATAGGGACTGCCAAACAACCAACTCGTATGTGGCAGGGGCGTCCGATCACTGTTTATGGTAAAGGATTGGATGGCAAAGCCTACTTCACTAGTGATGGTTATCAGTTCAGCAAGGCTTCGATTACCTCTGTTGATGAACATGGCTTGATTGCAAGCCACGGAGACCACTTCCATTATGTTGGCTTTGGTGAATTAGAAGCATTTGAATTGAAGGAAGTTGCAGCATGGTTGGCTGAAAAATCCCAGGCCAATGCTGGTAGTCATTCGACAGCAGCTCCATCAAAACCAGTAATTCCTCCAGCGACTGAGGGACAAGAGAGTTCTGAAAACCGCCCTGAATTTGATAGCCAGGCAGTTTTGCGCAAGGCCAGTCATCAAGGTCAGGTGGGCTATTGGATGGAAGTGGATGGCAAGGCTTATTTCTATGCCCGTCAGGAATTAGATTTGATGAAGATTTCATTTGCAGAATTGCGTCTGATGGAGAAGGATCCATCCTATCTATTTGATGTCAGCCCTGCTAAAGAGGGGGATCTGACACCAGCTCCGCTTGTGCCAATCCATAAGCTTCCAATGCGTGGTGGAAATGCCACCTATGATACCGGGGAAGTCTTTGTTATTCCGCATATTGACCACATCCATGTCCTGCCATATACCTGGTTGAACAAGGAACAGATTGCGACCATCAAGTACCTCATGCGTCATCCTGAAGTTCGTCCTGCAGCTTGGACCAGCAGCGGTCATAGTCATGATGAAGCCGCGGACCAGTTGGCACCGATTCTCAATGCGACAGCACCAGATAAGAGGGCTGGTTTGAAAAATTGGCAGATTGTCCATACAGCAGAAGAGGTGGGGGCAGCTCGTGCCCAAGGGCGATTTGCGACAGCTGATGGCTATATCTTTGCGGCTGAGGATGTATTGGATCCTAGAAGTTTTGTCTTCCGTGATGCATTTAGTCTGCCACGTGCAGATGATGATAGCCTGCGTTCAGTGAAAAAGAGCGAGCTCTCCAGTCAGGAATTGGCTGCGGTTCAAGCACTATTAGACAAGCGTGATAGAGATGAGTTGGCCAAACGTGTAACACCGCAAGAGCAACGGAAAGGATTGAAGAATTGGCAGATTGTCCACAGTTATGAGGAAATTGAAGCTGTCAAGGCGGCTGGTAAATTTACGACTAAGGATGGATACATTTTTGATCCACAAGATGTTGTCGATCCAAAAACAAAGGTTTCTCAAACGGCCTTCCGCATCCCAAGACCAGACGGTTCAGGTTTCTACCGGGTGGAAAAAGCTGCGCTCCATCCGCAAACGGAATTGGCACCAGCAGAAGCCTTGCTAGCGGCAACTCAACCAGCACCTGCCCAGCCTGCAAAACCTACAGAATCAACAACTCAGCCAAGCACTTCTTCGATTATTGCAACGCCTGCCCAACGCTTCACTCCTGAGGAAACAAGGGAGAAAAGTGGCACACCAACAAGCAATCAAGCGCAAGAATCCAAGAGTGAGTCGACTCCATCAAGTACATCACCATCGGATGCTGAGCCAGTTGCTAAACCGGCAAGCGAAGAGGCGGCAAGCGAACCGGCAGTAGCTGATGAACCAGTTCCAGTCCTGACAGATGTAGCTGGAAGCAAGCCAGAGAAGGCATTAGATTCCGTTTCAGAGACAGATGCAGCTGAAAGCAAGCCAGAGAAGGCGCTAGATTCTGTCTCAGAATAA
- the rpoE gene encoding DNA-directed RNA polymerase subunit delta: protein MELNVFAGQEKSELSMIEVARAILEERGRDNEMYFNDLVNEIQNYLEKSNSDIRAALPTFYSDLNVDGSFIPLGENKWGLRSWYAIDEIDEEVITLEEDDEDAPKRKKKRVNAFMDGDEDALDYGHDDPEDEDDYSDRLSSEYDDENPDDEKDEVESYDSEINEIITDDELDDEQVDLGEVDDDYSDEEGIDE from the coding sequence TTGGAACTTAACGTATTTGCAGGACAAGAAAAAAGCGAACTTTCCATGATTGAAGTAGCGCGTGCTATTTTGGAAGAACGTGGACGCGACAATGAAATGTATTTCAATGACTTGGTCAATGAAATTCAAAACTACCTTGAAAAATCAAACAGTGACATTCGTGCAGCCTTGCCAACCTTCTATTCTGATTTGAATGTGGACGGCAGTTTCATCCCGTTAGGAGAAAATAAATGGGGTCTTCGTTCGTGGTATGCCATTGATGAAATCGATGAAGAAGTAATCACTCTTGAAGAAGATGATGAAGATGCACCAAAACGTAAGAAAAAACGTGTTAATGCCTTCATGGATGGTGATGAAGATGCCCTTGACTACGGTCATGATGATCCAGAAGATGAGGATGATTACTCTGATAGATTGTCATCTGAATATGATGATGAAAATCCAGATGATGAGAAGGATGAAGTAGAATCGTATGACTCTGAAATCAACGAAATTATCACGGATGATGAATTGGATGATGAACAAGTTGATCTGGGTGAGGTGGATGATGACTACTCAGATGAGGAAGGTATTGACGAATAA
- the tig gene encoding trigger factor produces MSVSFEAKETNRGVLTFTIGQDAIKPELDRVFNKVKKDINLPGFRKGHLPRAVFNQKFGEEALYQDVVNALLPAAYEAAVAEAGLEVVAQPKIDVVSMEKGQDWTITAEVVTKPEVKLGDYKNLAVSVEATKEVTDEEVDAKIERERNNLAELVIKEGPAAEGDTVVIDFVGSIDGVEFDGGKGENFSLGLGSGQFIPGFEAQLVGHAAGEEVNVEVTFPEDYQAADLAGKPALFVTKIHEVKAKEVPALDDELAKDIDEEVETLDELKAKYRKELEAAKEVAFDDAVESAALELAVENAEIVELPEEMIHEEVHRAINEFLGGMQQQGISPDMYFQITGTTRDDLHKQYEADAEKRTKTNLVVEAVAKAEGFEATDAEIEKEIEDLAATYRMEVAQVRSLLSPEMLKHDIAVKKAVEVITSTATVK; encoded by the coding sequence ATGTCTGTATCATTTGAAGCAAAAGAAACAAACCGCGGCGTATTGACCTTCACAATTGGTCAAGATGCCATCAAACCAGAATTGGATCGCGTTTTCAACAAAGTTAAGAAAGATATCAATCTTCCAGGTTTCCGTAAAGGTCACTTGCCACGTGCCGTATTTAACCAAAAATTTGGTGAAGAAGCACTTTATCAAGATGTTGTAAATGCATTGTTACCAGCAGCTTATGAAGCAGCGGTTGCAGAAGCTGGTCTTGAAGTGGTTGCACAACCAAAAATCGACGTTGTGTCTATGGAAAAAGGTCAAGACTGGACAATCACTGCTGAAGTTGTGACAAAACCTGAAGTAAAATTGGGTGACTACAAAAACTTGGCAGTTTCAGTAGAAGCTACTAAAGAAGTAACAGATGAAGAAGTTGATGCAAAAATCGAGCGTGAGCGCAACAACTTGGCTGAATTGGTTATCAAAGAAGGTCCAGCAGCTGAAGGCGACACAGTTGTTATCGACTTTGTAGGTTCAATCGACGGCGTTGAATTTGACGGCGGTAAAGGTGAGAACTTCTCACTTGGACTTGGTTCAGGTCAATTCATCCCAGGTTTTGAAGCACAATTGGTAGGTCACGCAGCTGGTGAGGAAGTAAACGTTGAAGTGACTTTCCCAGAAGACTACCAAGCAGCAGACCTTGCTGGTAAACCAGCCCTCTTCGTAACAAAAATCCACGAAGTAAAAGCAAAAGAAGTTCCAGCCTTGGATGACGAATTGGCAAAAGACATCGACGAAGAAGTAGAAACACTTGATGAGTTGAAAGCTAAATACCGCAAAGAATTGGAAGCAGCAAAAGAAGTTGCCTTTGACGATGCAGTTGAATCAGCAGCTCTTGAATTGGCTGTAGAAAACGCTGAGATCGTTGAATTGCCAGAAGAAATGATCCACGAAGAAGTTCACCGTGCAATCAATGAATTCTTGGGTGGTATGCAACAACAAGGTATCTCACCAGACATGTACTTCCAAATCACTGGTACAACTCGTGATGACCTTCATAAACAATACGAAGCTGATGCTGAAAAACGTACTAAGACTAACTTGGTTGTTGAAGCAGTAGCTAAAGCAGAAGGTTTCGAAGCAACTGACGCTGAAATCGAGAAAGAAATCGAAGACTTGGCAGCTACTTACCGTATGGAAGTGGCACAAGTTCGTAGCTTGCTTTCACCAGAAATGCTTAAACACGACATCGCTGTGAAGAAAGCTGTAGAAGTGATTACAAGCACTGCAACTGTAAAATAA
- a CDS encoding metal ABC transporter solute-binding protein, Zn/Mn family: MLKKILRACLSVLAGLCLMACSVQKEASQVQSGMRIVTSFYPIYSLVKEVSGDKNDVRMIGSRSGIHSYEPSAADIRAIYDADVFIYHSRILESWAGRLDPNLQGSSVQVLEASTSLPLLKVPGLEDMEVGQGIDEASLYDPHTWLDPVLVGQEALEIGELLAESDPENADYYRKNAKALDENAKKLADKYIPIFSRASSKTFVTQHTAFSYTAQRFGLKQLGIAGVSEEEPSPRQLAEIKEFVDTYKVQTIFTEKGTSDKLAKALATSTGVDLKVLDPLEADPENNLTYLENLEQVLETLAQELK, from the coding sequence ATGCTAAAGAAAATACTTAGAGCCTGTCTTTCTGTTCTAGCTGGTTTGTGCTTGATGGCTTGCTCGGTTCAGAAAGAGGCTAGTCAGGTTCAGTCAGGAATGCGGATTGTGACATCATTTTACCCTATTTATTCATTGGTTAAGGAAGTATCGGGAGATAAGAATGATGTTCGGATGATTGGTTCGCGTTCGGGAATTCATTCATACGAACCATCAGCGGCAGACATACGAGCCATTTATGATGCAGATGTCTTTATTTATCACTCACGGATTTTGGAGTCCTGGGCAGGGCGCTTGGATCCGAATTTACAGGGTTCGTCTGTCCAAGTCTTAGAAGCATCTACAAGCCTGCCTTTGTTAAAAGTTCCTGGTCTAGAAGATATGGAAGTTGGTCAGGGGATTGATGAGGCTAGTTTGTATGATCCCCACACCTGGCTGGATCCGGTCTTGGTCGGACAGGAAGCCCTTGAAATTGGGGAACTTTTGGCAGAGAGTGATCCTGAAAATGCGGATTATTATCGGAAAAATGCTAAGGCTTTGGATGAGAATGCCAAAAAGTTGGCGGACAAATATATTCCAATTTTTTCAAGAGCCAGTTCAAAAACCTTCGTGACCCAACACACTGCCTTTTCCTATACTGCCCAGAGGTTTGGATTGAAGCAGTTGGGGATAGCAGGGGTGTCTGAGGAAGAACCTAGCCCAAGACAGTTGGCAGAGATTAAAGAGTTTGTCGACACTTACAAGGTACAAACGATTTTTACCGAAAAGGGGACATCGGATAAATTGGCTAAGGCTCTGGCAACTTCGACAGGTGTGGACTTGAAGGTCTTGGATCCTCTAGAAGCAGACCCTGAAAATAACTTGACCTATTTAGAAAACTTAGAGCAGGTTTTAGAAACTCTTGCTCAAGAATTGAAATAA
- a CDS encoding ATP-binding cassette domain-containing protein, translated as MKKLHFMLTVICITIVAALNIFFNYHISNIIDSLTAKDSLAFYDSILLIVGVVLLLLAAELVRQISNQRFLNQISYKIQATLVGRILTGRSLLSQSEVSGYVSKINNDIERVTELYYDTFFSLYQGLVSFLIASIALFSLDIQVSLTILLVSTIPVGIPYLVNSYRTKVEEAISLEKVSYQSKLQDLLGNLLLVKNNGLGQQFYKKINQQYQQINTQEDKRAFLTAVVNIGSGFFFYLTTMIILFIGGQKVLTGQMSLGALVAIYSISLELISPVGLIASSISDMTSVRTIRKDLVGNDTVDFAEVSGNPNFSTLRIEGLDYRVDHGSLFNHLHLQFDAGKKYLIQGESGVGKSTLVHLLTQNTKERVPGIYLNDQALSYLSYETVQSYISFVPQKVNLFQDSIWYNITLGRVVDDERVFKWLHRFGLSERFPNKESMMTERFDETTSLSGGQQQLLVIIRVLLLGKPILILDETLSGLDDETFKSVEQALLAEQGQTLLHISHRSMYKERYDEVIRLE; from the coding sequence GTGAAGAAATTACACTTTATGTTGACCGTGATTTGTATTACCATTGTGGCGGCCTTAAATATCTTTTTTAACTACCATATATCTAATATTATTGATAGCCTAACTGCGAAAGACAGTCTTGCATTTTACGACAGCATCCTGTTGATAGTGGGCGTCGTTCTACTTTTACTGGCGGCGGAATTGGTGAGGCAGATTAGCAATCAACGTTTTCTAAATCAGATTTCTTATAAGATTCAAGCTACGCTGGTTGGTCGCATTCTAACTGGAAGAAGTCTCCTTAGTCAATCAGAGGTCAGTGGCTATGTTTCTAAAATCAATAACGACATCGAAAGGGTTACAGAACTTTATTACGATACCTTTTTTTCACTTTATCAGGGTCTGGTGTCTTTTCTGATTGCTAGTATCGCCTTGTTTTCTCTGGACATTCAAGTATCTCTTACGATTTTGTTGGTGTCGACCATTCCTGTAGGCATTCCGTATTTGGTTAATAGCTATCGAACCAAGGTAGAGGAAGCTATCTCACTAGAGAAAGTTTCTTACCAGTCCAAACTTCAGGATTTGTTGGGCAATTTATTGCTTGTCAAAAACAATGGTCTTGGTCAGCAATTTTACAAAAAAATAAATCAGCAATACCAGCAGATAAATACTCAAGAAGATAAGCGCGCCTTTCTAACGGCTGTGGTCAATATAGGCTCAGGTTTCTTTTTCTACCTGACGACAATGATCATTCTCTTTATCGGCGGACAAAAGGTTTTAACAGGACAGATGAGTTTGGGTGCCCTTGTTGCCATTTATAGCATTTCGCTAGAGCTAATTTCACCAGTCGGACTGATTGCTTCATCTATCTCAGATATGACCTCTGTTCGAACAATCCGAAAAGATTTGGTAGGAAATGATACTGTTGACTTTGCTGAAGTTAGCGGAAATCCAAATTTCTCAACTCTACGTATAGAAGGTCTTGACTACCGAGTGGATCATGGTAGCTTGTTCAACCACCTTCATCTACAATTTGATGCCGGCAAGAAATACTTGATTCAAGGAGAGAGTGGTGTGGGTAAGTCAACCCTGGTCCATCTACTGACGCAAAATACAAAAGAGAGAGTTCCAGGAATTTACTTAAATGACCAAGCCCTGTCGTACCTGTCTTATGAAACCGTCCAATCCTATATCAGCTTTGTACCCCAAAAAGTCAATCTTTTTCAAGATAGTATCTGGTACAATATCACTCTTGGGAGAGTAGTAGATGATGAACGAGTATTCAAGTGGCTCCATCGATTTGGTTTATCAGAACGTTTTCCTAATAAGGAAAGTATGATGACTGAAAGATTTGATGAAACGACCAGTCTTTCTGGTGGTCAGCAACAACTGCTAGTAATCATTCGTGTTCTACTTCTAGGAAAACCGATTCTAATCTTGGATGAAACCCTGTCTGGTTTGGATGATGAAACCTTCAAATCTGTTGAACAAGCCTTGCTAGCGGAGCAAGGACAAACCCTGCTTCATATTAGTCACCGTAGTATGTATAAAGAAAGATACGATGAGGTGATTAGGCTAGAATAG
- the rpmB gene encoding 50S ribosomal protein L28 gives MAKVCYFTGRKTVSGNNRSHAMNQTKRAVKPNLQKVTVLIDGKPKKVWASARALKSGKVERV, from the coding sequence ATGGCTAAAGTATGTTATTTTACTGGTCGTAAGACTGTATCAGGTAACAACCGTTCACACGCTATGAACCAAACGAAACGCGCAGTTAAACCAAACCTTCAAAAAGTTACTGTTTTGATTGATGGCAAACCTAAAAAAGTTTGGGCTTCAGCTCGTGCTCTCAAATCAGGTAAAGTTGAGCGTGTATAA